One genomic window of Salvia miltiorrhiza cultivar Shanhuang (shh) chromosome 4, IMPLAD_Smil_shh, whole genome shotgun sequence includes the following:
- the LOC131022053 gene encoding protein DOWNY MILDEW RESISTANCE 6-like: protein METKVISGVEFSSLPSSYIRPESDRPKLSEVTDCDHVPVIDLSCEDRGLLVKQIGDACQEYGFFQVINHAVPKELVDSMVKVAHEFFNLSVEEKMKLYSDDPSKPMRLSTSFNVRKETVHNWRDYFRLHCYPLEKYAPEWPSNPASFKDIVSAYCKEVRGLGFRLQEAISESLGLQKDSLKDVLGEQGQHMAINYYPSCPQPDLTYGLPAHTDPNALTILLQDMQVSGLQVLKDGKWLAIKPQPDAFVINLGDQIQALSNGKYKSVWHRAVVNANKVRLSVASFLCPCDSANISAPKELITGDDRAIYTDFTYAEYYKKFWSRNLDQEHCLELFKN, encoded by the exons ATGGAAACGAAGGTCATTAGTGGAGTAGAGTTCTCGAGCCTCCCTAGTAGCTACATCCGCCCCGAATCTGATAGGCCTAAGCTATCCGAAGTTACGGATTGTGATCATGTTCCGGTCATCGACTTGAGTTGTGAAGATCGTGGCCTGTTAGTTAAGCAGATCGGCGATGCTTGCCAAGAATATGGATTCTTTCAG gtgatcAATCATGCTGTGCCGAAAGAATTAGTGGATAGCATGGTGAAGGTGGCTCACGAATTCTTCAATTTATCCGTGGAGGAGAAGATGAAGTTGTACTCGGACGATCCTTCCAAGCCTATGCGACTCTCAACGAGTTTCAACGTGAGGAAGGAGACCGTTCACAATTGGAGGGACTATTTCCGGCTCCATTGTTATCCCTTGGAGAAATATGCACCCGAATGGCCTTCGAATCCGGCTTCTTTCAA GGATATTGTAAGTGCCTACTGCAAAGAAGTTCGAGGGCTCGGGTTCCGGCTGCAAGAAGCCATATCGGAGAGCCTAGGCTTACAGAAAGACTCCCTAAAGGATGTATTGGGAGAACAAGGGCAGCATATGGCCATCAACTATTATCCTTCGTGCCCACAACCCGATCTCACGTATGGATTGCCGGCTCATACGGATCCCAACGCCCTCACCATTCTCCTCCAAGATATGCAAGTATCTGGTCTTCAAGTTCTTAAGGATGGTAAATGGTTAGCAATAAAACCTCAGCCAGATGCCTTTGTCATTAATCTTGGTGACCAAATTCAG GCTTTGAGCAATGGGAAGTATAAAAGCGTTTGGCATCGAGCCGTTGTAAATGCAAACAAAGTTAGACTGTCAGTGGCCTCGTTCCTCTGCCCATGCGACTCAGCAAACATCAGCGCTCCAAAGGAACTTATAACGGGAGATGATCGAGCCATCTACACAGATTTCACGTACGCTGAGTATTACAAGAAGTTCTGGAGCCGGAACCTCGACCAGGAGCACTGCTTGGAGCTATTCAAGAATTAG
- the LOC131022055 gene encoding AT-hook motif nuclear-localized protein 1-like isoform X1, whose protein sequence is MFEIVALELRQPHLWEIRFLVLAYRRASSLEAMDSEKAMAGVTVIGPGAPSTYHVAPRMESSEFGTSQMTPPAMSAAGSERKKRGRPRKYKPDESSSRVFSSVQVSSSAPPAAGKAYGEDVKTGVPRATTSEKKHKSKIGTEKLDDWIECSTGSSFLPHVITVNAGEDISMKIMEFSRQGPRAVCIISGSGRVSNVTLRHPNSSGGILTYEGLFEILSFSGSFTPTEMPDKYGRSGMMTITLSGADGRVVGGLVSGLTVAATPVKIVVASYLVGSSLEVKPKKQQYTVNASVPGGANEDKRISGNVQGPSCSSSADNPTGWAAIQTAEKSRKSAADINISLQG, encoded by the exons ATGTTTGAAATTGTGGCTTTGGAATTGAGACAGCCCCATCTTTG ggaGATCAGATTTCTAGTGTTAGCATATCGTAGAGCATCTTCATTAGAGGCGATGGATTCGGAGAAAGCAATGGCTGGAGTGACAGTAATCGGGCCTGGAGCTCCATCAACGTATCATGTAGCTCCAAGGATGGAGAGTTCTGAATTTGGAACTTCTCAAATGACTCCACCAGCGATGAGTGCAGCAGGCTCGGAGAGGAAGAAGAGAGGCAGACCTAGGAAGTATAAGCCCGACGAGTCATCAAGCAGAGTTTTTTCTTCAGTGCAGGTGTCATCATCTGCTCCACCTGCTGCTGGCAAGGCCTATGGAGAGGATGTTAAGACAGGCGTTCCACGGGCCACCACTTCCGAGAAGAAGCATAAGAGTAAAATTGGAACAGAGAAATTAG ATGACTGGATTGAGTGTTCAACTGGCTCGAGTTTTTTACCACATGTGATCACTGTGAATGCTGGCGAG GATATCTCGATGAAGATAATGGAGTTCTCTCGACAAGGGCCACGGGCCGTGTGCATAATTTCTGGCAGTGGGAGAGTGTCTAATGTGACACTTCGACATCCCAATTCCTCTGGTGGAATCTTGACTTATGAG GGTCTTTTCGAAATTCTTTCCTTTTCTGGATCCTTCACGCCAACGGAGATGCCAGACAAATACGGAAGATCCGGTATGATGACCATAACCTTGTCCGGAGCTGATGGCCGTGTCGTGGGAGGTTTGGTTTCTGGATTGACAGTTGCTGCCACTCCAGTAAAG ATTGTTGTTGCAAGTTACCTAGTGGGGAGTTCCCTTGAGGTGAAACCTAAGAAGCAGCAGTACACGGTGAATGCATCAGTTCCCGGTGGTGCCAACGAGGACAAGAGGATCTCCGGCAACGTCCAAGGGCCTAGCTGCTCCAGCTCTGCCGACAACCCCACTGGCTGGGCAGCAATTCAGACTGCAGAAAAGTCGAGGAAATCCGCGGCCGACATCAATATATCACTGCAGGGATAG
- the LOC131022055 gene encoding AT-hook motif nuclear-localized protein 1-like isoform X2: MDSEKAMAGVTVIGPGAPSTYHVAPRMESSEFGTSQMTPPAMSAAGSERKKRGRPRKYKPDESSSRVFSSVQVSSSAPPAAGKAYGEDVKTGVPRATTSEKKHKSKIGTEKLDDWIECSTGSSFLPHVITVNAGEDISMKIMEFSRQGPRAVCIISGSGRVSNVTLRHPNSSGGILTYEGLFEILSFSGSFTPTEMPDKYGRSGMMTITLSGADGRVVGGLVSGLTVAATPVKIVVASYLVGSSLEVKPKKQQYTVNASVPGGANEDKRISGNVQGPSCSSSADNPTGWAAIQTAEKSRKSAADINISLQG; the protein is encoded by the exons ATGGATTCGGAGAAAGCAATGGCTGGAGTGACAGTAATCGGGCCTGGAGCTCCATCAACGTATCATGTAGCTCCAAGGATGGAGAGTTCTGAATTTGGAACTTCTCAAATGACTCCACCAGCGATGAGTGCAGCAGGCTCGGAGAGGAAGAAGAGAGGCAGACCTAGGAAGTATAAGCCCGACGAGTCATCAAGCAGAGTTTTTTCTTCAGTGCAGGTGTCATCATCTGCTCCACCTGCTGCTGGCAAGGCCTATGGAGAGGATGTTAAGACAGGCGTTCCACGGGCCACCACTTCCGAGAAGAAGCATAAGAGTAAAATTGGAACAGAGAAATTAG ATGACTGGATTGAGTGTTCAACTGGCTCGAGTTTTTTACCACATGTGATCACTGTGAATGCTGGCGAG GATATCTCGATGAAGATAATGGAGTTCTCTCGACAAGGGCCACGGGCCGTGTGCATAATTTCTGGCAGTGGGAGAGTGTCTAATGTGACACTTCGACATCCCAATTCCTCTGGTGGAATCTTGACTTATGAG GGTCTTTTCGAAATTCTTTCCTTTTCTGGATCCTTCACGCCAACGGAGATGCCAGACAAATACGGAAGATCCGGTATGATGACCATAACCTTGTCCGGAGCTGATGGCCGTGTCGTGGGAGGTTTGGTTTCTGGATTGACAGTTGCTGCCACTCCAGTAAAG ATTGTTGTTGCAAGTTACCTAGTGGGGAGTTCCCTTGAGGTGAAACCTAAGAAGCAGCAGTACACGGTGAATGCATCAGTTCCCGGTGGTGCCAACGAGGACAAGAGGATCTCCGGCAACGTCCAAGGGCCTAGCTGCTCCAGCTCTGCCGACAACCCCACTGGCTGGGCAGCAATTCAGACTGCAGAAAAGTCGAGGAAATCCGCGGCCGACATCAATATATCACTGCAGGGATAG